A region of Pyxidicoccus parkwaysis DNA encodes the following proteins:
- a CDS encoding phytoene desaturase family protein, which translates to MVRHVIVVGAGPGGLSAAINLAGQGLRVTVVEKDAVPGGRMKGLKLGAAGEYSLDTGPSILQLPGVLEQMFRRAGRRLEDYVKLVPLDINTRVHFWDGTYLDTTRDMARMEAQVAKYGPEKSAGLRRWMEEGREKYAIAYEKFICTNADSLAYYAPWRLASTLRFKPWQTLYRQLDSFFRDDRITYALAYPSKYLGLHPTTCSSVFSVIPFLELAFGVWHVQGGFRELSRGMMRCAQDLGATFRMGTAVEQVRVEAGRAVGVKLVGGEVLDADAVVVNADLAYAATKLLPAEAREGTRLTDAALEKAKYSCSTFMAYYGLDTVYSELPHHLIYLSESARRTDRDALEDRHVDVDDPPFYVCNPSVTDASGAPKGHSTLYVLVPTPNTARDVDWADTEAKLRERIPKMLEKVGLKGVREHIREERYFTAETWRDDFNVFRGAVFNLSHTWLQLGPLRPKVKNRDIEGLYWVGGGTHPGSGLLTIMESANIAADYLTREAGKGPLPGWPYVPPLDGAEVVPEARVG; encoded by the coding sequence ATGGTGCGTCACGTCATCGTCGTGGGAGCCGGCCCGGGAGGCCTGTCCGCCGCCATCAACCTGGCCGGGCAGGGATTGCGCGTCACCGTGGTGGAGAAGGACGCGGTTCCGGGTGGGCGGATGAAGGGACTGAAGCTCGGTGCGGCGGGCGAGTATTCGCTCGACACCGGGCCGTCCATCCTCCAGCTCCCGGGGGTGCTGGAGCAGATGTTCCGGCGCGCGGGCCGGCGCCTCGAGGACTACGTGAAGCTCGTCCCGCTGGACATCAACACGCGGGTGCACTTCTGGGACGGCACGTACCTGGACACCACGCGGGACATGGCGCGCATGGAGGCGCAGGTGGCGAAGTACGGGCCGGAGAAGTCCGCCGGGCTGCGCCGGTGGATGGAGGAGGGGCGGGAGAAGTACGCCATCGCCTACGAGAAGTTCATCTGCACCAACGCGGACAGCCTCGCGTACTACGCGCCGTGGCGGCTGGCGTCCACGCTGCGCTTCAAGCCGTGGCAGACGTTGTACCGGCAGCTCGACTCCTTCTTCCGAGACGACCGGATTACGTACGCGCTGGCGTACCCGTCGAAGTACCTCGGGCTGCACCCGACGACGTGCTCGTCGGTGTTCAGCGTGATTCCCTTCCTGGAGCTGGCCTTCGGCGTGTGGCACGTGCAGGGCGGCTTCCGCGAGCTGTCGCGGGGGATGATGCGCTGTGCGCAGGACCTGGGTGCCACGTTCCGCATGGGCACGGCGGTGGAGCAGGTGCGCGTGGAGGCGGGCCGGGCGGTGGGCGTGAAGCTGGTGGGCGGCGAGGTGCTGGACGCGGACGCGGTGGTGGTGAACGCGGACCTGGCGTACGCGGCGACGAAGCTGCTCCCGGCCGAGGCGCGCGAGGGGACGCGGCTGACGGACGCGGCGCTGGAGAAGGCGAAGTACTCGTGCAGCACGTTCATGGCGTACTACGGGCTGGACACGGTGTACTCGGAGCTGCCGCATCACCTCATCTACCTGTCGGAGTCGGCGCGGCGCACGGACCGGGACGCGCTGGAGGACAGGCACGTGGACGTGGACGACCCGCCCTTCTACGTGTGCAACCCGTCGGTGACGGACGCGTCGGGGGCTCCGAAGGGACACTCCACGCTGTACGTGCTGGTGCCCACGCCGAACACGGCGAGGGACGTGGACTGGGCGGACACGGAGGCGAAGCTGCGCGAGCGCATCCCGAAGATGTTGGAGAAGGTGGGGCTCAAGGGCGTGCGCGAGCACATCCGCGAGGAGCGCTACTTCACGGCGGAGACGTGGAGGGATGACTTCAACGTGTTCCGGGGCGCGGTGTTCAACCTGTCTCACACGTGGCTGCAGTTGGGGCCGCTGCGGCCGAAGGTGAAGAACCGCGACATCGAGGGGCTCTACTGGGTGGGCGGAGGCACGCACCCGGGCAGCGGGCTGCTGACCATCATGGAGAGCGCGAACATCGCGGCGGATTACCTGACACGCGAGGCTGGCAAGGGGCCGCTGCCGGGCTGGCCGTATGTGCCGCCGCTGGACGGCGCGGAAGTCGTGCCCGAGGCGCGGGTGGGCTGA
- a CDS encoding head protein codes for MTKDWQFHFRVLNLLGKLWEESTSEENKEYLGAAMDALYFIMRTGQSHDFDAYRESVETDAPPLVVAAFDTKENAEAWLKKHPNPPSGARVLIAGEYYSVLCDDDLKRRHLVSGLTLEYYLREMLDDGLPPPVATFDTMEQARAWVDSQPEPPRLVVITIAGEPHLVAYHYKVGLRAIYPLSRAAPPGSINYDVEPE; via the coding sequence ATGACGAAGGACTGGCAGTTCCATTTTCGCGTCCTGAACCTCCTGGGAAAACTCTGGGAGGAGTCCACGTCCGAGGAGAACAAGGAGTACCTTGGTGCGGCCATGGACGCGCTCTACTTCATCATGCGGACTGGTCAGTCGCACGACTTCGACGCCTATCGCGAGAGCGTCGAGACCGATGCGCCTCCACTTGTCGTCGCAGCCTTCGACACGAAGGAGAACGCCGAAGCCTGGCTGAAGAAACACCCCAACCCACCGTCCGGCGCCAGGGTGTTGATTGCGGGCGAGTACTACAGCGTTCTCTGCGACGACGATCTCAAACGCCGCCATCTCGTTAGCGGGCTCACGCTCGAGTACTACCTGCGGGAGATGCTCGACGACGGGCTCCCTCCGCCGGTGGCCACGTTCGACACGATGGAGCAGGCCCGGGCCTGGGTGGACAGCCAGCCGGAGCCGCCGCGCCTGGTGGTCATCACGATTGCCGGCGAGCCCCACCTCGTCGCGTACCACTACAAGGTCGGCCTCCGCGCCATCTACCCACTCTCACGGGCCGCGCCCCCGGGCTCCATCAACTACGACGTGGAGCCCGAGTAG
- a CDS encoding head protein: MKEDWQFHFRVLNLLGRLWEESTSEEDKEYLSAAINALDFIHATGQSRDFEAYRASVQADAPPLVIAAFDTKESAEAWLKNHPNPPTGADVLIAGEYHYANCSPDLKRRYLLPVRTLEHYLRAAIDDGLPPPVATFDTLEQARAWVDSQPEPPQQVVITIAGEPHLVAYHYKVGLRAIYPLSRAAPPGSINYDVEPE, encoded by the coding sequence ATGAAGGAGGACTGGCAGTTCCATTTTCGCGTCCTGAATCTCCTGGGAAGACTCTGGGAGGAGTCCACGTCCGAGGAGGACAAGGAGTACCTGAGCGCGGCCATCAACGCGCTCGACTTCATCCACGCGACCGGGCAGTCCCGCGACTTCGAGGCCTATCGCGCGAGCGTCCAGGCCGATGCGCCCCCGCTCGTCATCGCGGCTTTCGACACGAAGGAAAGCGCCGAGGCCTGGCTGAAGAATCATCCCAATCCTCCAACCGGCGCCGATGTCTTGATTGCAGGCGAGTACCACTACGCCAATTGCTCACCCGACCTCAAACGTCGCTATCTGCTCCCCGTTCGCACGCTTGAGCACTACCTCCGCGCGGCGATTGACGACGGGCTCCCTCCGCCGGTAGCCACGTTCGACACGCTGGAGCAGGCCCGGGCTTGGGTGGACAGCCAACCGGAGCCGCCCCAACAAGTCGTCATCACGATTGCCGGCGAGCCCCACCTCGTCGCGTACCACTACAAGGTCGGCCTCCGTGCCATCTACCCGCTCTCACGGGCCGCGCCCCCGGGCTCCATCAACTACGACGTGGAGCCCGAGTAG
- a CDS encoding NmrA family NAD(P)-binding protein, with amino-acid sequence MFVVTGITGQVGGAVARELLAAKLPVRAVVRDANKGATWRERGCEVALADLNDARALRAAFQGAEGVFVVLPPMFDPSPGFPEVRVMASALRAALAEARPSRVVCLSTIGAQTRQPHLLNQLGILEQTLGELAVPLAFLRPAWFMENSAWDVAPARERGVVPSFLQPLDKPVPMVATADIGRVAAGLLQERWSGRRVVELEGPRRVSPDDVAKTFSRLLGRPVRMEAVPRATWGDLFTAQGMKNPTPRIQMLDGFNEGWIEFEGTPIRGTVELETVLAEFLKRG; translated from the coding sequence ATGTTTGTCGTGACAGGAATCACCGGGCAGGTCGGCGGCGCCGTGGCCCGTGAGCTGCTGGCCGCGAAGCTGCCGGTGCGCGCCGTGGTGCGCGATGCCAACAAGGGTGCCACGTGGCGGGAGCGCGGCTGTGAAGTGGCCCTCGCCGACCTGAATGACGCCCGTGCGCTGAGGGCCGCGTTCCAGGGAGCGGAGGGCGTGTTCGTCGTCCTCCCACCGATGTTCGACCCCTCGCCCGGCTTCCCCGAGGTACGGGTCATGGCCTCCGCGCTTCGGGCGGCGTTGGCCGAGGCCCGCCCGTCGCGGGTGGTGTGCCTGTCGACCATCGGTGCGCAGACGCGCCAGCCGCACCTGCTCAACCAGCTCGGCATCCTGGAGCAGACGCTGGGTGAGCTGGCGGTGCCCCTCGCGTTCCTGCGGCCCGCGTGGTTCATGGAGAACTCAGCGTGGGATGTCGCACCGGCGCGCGAGCGTGGCGTCGTTCCGAGCTTTCTGCAGCCGCTCGACAAGCCGGTGCCGATGGTGGCGACTGCGGACATCGGGCGCGTGGCGGCCGGACTGCTCCAGGAGCGATGGAGCGGGCGGCGCGTCGTCGAGCTGGAGGGGCCTCGGCGGGTGAGCCCCGATGATGTCGCAAAGACTTTCTCGCGACTGCTGGGCCGGCCGGTGCGCATGGAGGCCGTTCCCCGCGCGACGTGGGGCGACCTGTTCACCGCGCAGGGGATGAAGAACCCAACGCCTCGCATCCAGATGCTCGATGGGTTCAACGAAGGGTGGATTGAGTTCGAGGGCACACCCATCCGGGGCACCGTCGAGCTGGAGACGGTGCTCGCGGAGTTCCTGAAGCGTGGGTAA
- a CDS encoding LysR family transcriptional regulator: MAFDGRLLAGIGVLAAVVEGRSFARAGEALGISPSGVSRAIARLEARVGVRLLDRTTRSSRLTDEGHRFYEQVRPLLDGMEDAAAVASGSANTVRGRLRVDMDPFFSRLLLAPRLGPFLARHPDLQLELLTREEQGDLVAGGFDVAVRFGHPPASSLVSRRLLETRILTVAAPAYLKKHGRPATPADLARHSCIQYLDPLSGRPFEWEFLRGTKRVPVETRGPLLVTDVGTMLGACLAGAGVAQVMALGVQDLLKQGKLVELFPDWPDETFPLYALYPSRHHPPAKVRAFIDFCLEVLR, translated from the coding sequence ATGGCCTTCGATGGAAGATTGCTGGCCGGCATCGGCGTCCTGGCCGCCGTCGTCGAGGGCCGGAGCTTTGCGCGGGCCGGCGAGGCGCTCGGAATCTCACCGTCGGGAGTCAGCCGTGCGATTGCCCGGCTGGAGGCGCGCGTCGGCGTGCGGCTCCTCGACAGGACGACGCGCTCCTCGCGGCTGACGGACGAGGGACACCGCTTCTACGAGCAGGTCCGGCCGCTCCTCGATGGCATGGAAGACGCGGCGGCCGTGGCCTCGGGCTCCGCGAACACGGTGCGGGGTCGGCTGCGCGTGGACATGGACCCGTTCTTCTCGCGGCTCCTGCTGGCACCCCGGCTGGGCCCATTCCTCGCCCGGCATCCGGACCTCCAGTTGGAGCTGCTCACCCGCGAGGAGCAGGGCGACCTCGTGGCGGGTGGTTTCGACGTGGCGGTGCGCTTCGGGCATCCGCCCGCGTCGTCGCTCGTCTCGCGGCGGCTGCTGGAGACGCGCATCCTCACGGTGGCGGCGCCGGCCTATCTCAAGAAGCACGGCAGGCCGGCAACACCGGCGGACCTGGCCCGGCACTCCTGCATCCAGTACCTCGACCCGCTGTCGGGGCGCCCCTTCGAGTGGGAGTTCCTGCGCGGCACGAAGCGCGTCCCCGTGGAGACGCGCGGGCCGCTGCTCGTCACGGACGTGGGCACCATGCTGGGCGCGTGTCTCGCGGGCGCGGGCGTGGCCCAGGTCATGGCGCTCGGAGTGCAGGACCTCCTGAAGCAGGGGAAGCTGGTCGAGCTCTTCCCCGACTGGCCGGATGAGACATTTCCTCTCTACGCCTTGTACCCCTCGCGACACCATCCGCCCGCGAAGGTCCGCGCCTTCATCGACTTCTGTCTCGAGGTCCTGCGCTGA
- a CDS encoding SDR family oxidoreductase codes for MKTVLITGASTGFGRDVAHLFAREGWNVIATMRSPEAGAELARRDNVLVTRLDVQERASIEQALQAGLARFGGIDAVVNNAGFGLFGVFESLPREKLQEQFDVNVFGVMDVVRAVLPHFREQKRGLIINVSSGAGVFGLPMSSAYCASKFALEGFSEALSYELASLNIVVKIVEPGGVLSTDFGKRSGQEVAGITPPADYAPFLTRANEVFTGLRARRLATSEEVAGVIFRAATDGTDQLRYVATKDIEPEVKARRETSESQYMAFMRSRFSPGA; via the coding sequence ATGAAAACCGTCCTCATCACCGGTGCTTCGACTGGCTTCGGAAGAGACGTTGCCCACCTGTTCGCCCGCGAGGGTTGGAATGTCATCGCGACGATGCGCTCTCCCGAGGCCGGGGCTGAGTTGGCCCGCCGGGACAACGTGCTCGTCACCCGGCTCGACGTGCAGGAGCGCGCGAGCATCGAGCAGGCCCTCCAGGCGGGTCTCGCGCGCTTCGGTGGGATTGATGCCGTGGTGAACAACGCCGGCTTCGGACTGTTCGGCGTGTTCGAGTCCCTTCCCCGCGAGAAGCTGCAGGAGCAGTTCGACGTCAACGTCTTCGGTGTCATGGACGTCGTGCGGGCCGTGCTGCCTCACTTCCGGGAGCAGAAGCGCGGGCTCATCATCAACGTCAGCTCGGGTGCCGGTGTCTTCGGATTGCCGATGAGCTCGGCGTACTGCGCGAGCAAGTTCGCGCTGGAGGGGTTCAGTGAGGCGCTGTCGTACGAGCTCGCTTCGCTGAACATCGTCGTGAAGATTGTGGAGCCCGGCGGGGTGCTCAGCACTGACTTCGGAAAGCGGAGCGGCCAGGAGGTGGCTGGCATCACTCCGCCCGCGGACTACGCGCCGTTCCTCACGCGCGCCAATGAGGTGTTCACGGGGCTGCGGGCCCGGCGGCTGGCGACGTCGGAGGAGGTGGCGGGCGTCATCTTCCGCGCTGCCACGGATGGCACGGACCAGCTGCGCTACGTGGCCACGAAGGACATCGAGCCCGAGGTGAAGGCGCGTCGCGAGACGTCCGAGTCACAGTACATGGCGTTCATGCGCTCGCGGTTCTCGCCCGGGGCGTGA
- a CDS encoding LysR family transcriptional regulator: MPRAGLLELNAVVAVAQHRSFRAAAAELGLSPSALSHAISTLEQRMGVRLFNRTTRSVALSEAGERFLSRVRPALREISDAMELVNEFKDKPTGTLRLNTSEGAARLIVMPLVMEFLRRYPEMQVELVTEDRLVDIVADGFDAGVRLAEAVPQDMVSIPCSPEVRFAVVGAPRYFKGRTPPATPGDLLQHDCIRHRKRSGGYYRWEFEKRGKEVVVDVKGTLALDNDTLMLQAALKGVGLAYVSEWAAASDLTAGRLVRVLEDWTPPYPGLCLYYPGHRHVPAGLKAFIGIIREARSRRAKGD; encoded by the coding sequence ATGCCCAGAGCCGGTCTCCTCGAACTGAACGCAGTGGTGGCGGTAGCGCAGCACCGGAGCTTCCGAGCGGCCGCCGCGGAGCTGGGCCTGTCGCCCTCGGCGCTGAGCCACGCCATCTCCACGCTGGAGCAGCGGATGGGCGTGCGGCTCTTCAACCGGACGACGCGGAGCGTGGCCCTCTCGGAGGCCGGGGAGCGGTTCCTCTCCCGCGTCCGCCCCGCGCTCCGCGAGATTTCCGACGCGATGGAGCTCGTCAACGAGTTCAAGGACAAGCCCACCGGCACGCTCCGCCTCAACACCTCGGAGGGAGCCGCGCGCCTCATCGTGATGCCGCTGGTGATGGAGTTCCTCCGGCGCTACCCGGAGATGCAGGTGGAGCTCGTCACCGAGGACCGCCTCGTGGACATCGTCGCCGACGGCTTCGACGCCGGAGTGCGGCTCGCCGAGGCCGTGCCGCAGGACATGGTCTCCATCCCATGCAGCCCGGAGGTGCGCTTCGCCGTCGTCGGCGCGCCGCGCTACTTCAAGGGGCGCACGCCGCCGGCCACGCCAGGAGACCTCCTCCAGCACGACTGCATCCGCCACCGCAAGCGCAGCGGCGGCTACTACCGCTGGGAGTTCGAGAAGCGCGGCAAGGAAGTCGTCGTGGACGTGAAGGGCACGCTGGCGCTCGACAACGACACCCTCATGCTCCAGGCCGCGCTGAAGGGCGTGGGGCTGGCGTACGTGAGCGAGTGGGCCGCCGCTTCGGACCTCACGGCGGGACGGCTGGTCCGCGTGCTGGAGGACTGGACGCCGCCGTACCCCGGCCTCTGCCTCTACTACCCCGGCCACCGCCACGTGCCGGCGGGGCTGAAGGCCTTCATCGGCATCATTCGCGAGGCGCGCTCACGCCGCGCGAAGGGGGACTGA
- a CDS encoding methyl-accepting chemotaxis protein has product MSTSTLPTPGVLLRRLYLLRSLITTVAFMPALYVDMQLLDLEGDYERRIFLGVITPLVLGLCAVAQPLLVTPWLLRRAFNSEGALRVQRLIRIPPTLAFVEAMVSWAVGGILFNGGVAVLLNRPASVVFVGVAVAVSAGLFSCPLMFMAFERVMMPTVLDAYRQAPTARPAGDGFAPRQLWLLPATVVSALLVTCLTSIVTLNLRLERGLGALAADMQKHGDAGASERVRATINPLREELVLPVVMFGGYAALGSIITAGWAARRLARGSRAVGASLEALVEGRAAPPQWVSADEMGDLAANTWQLYQRLQELPRSLRSSAGDLAVAGHRLSQASTQQNQTLSRQAAALHQARATAQEIQQASTVTASRATSILRVAEKAAAVGKLGEESLAGTEKGLASIREIATGLHEQMLDLEQRAREVGRVSEVVKALADQSHMLAINAAIEATRAGEHGKGFGVVARQMRDLADQSIQATNQVRGLLETMAAATHQATAMSDKGAEGVETALAPLRHSGERLRELAALSQESATAVRQITEAVSQQHQGVDQLFAAVRELDELTTDTLRHLDTTQQAATAVTQATGQVSQLAERYV; this is encoded by the coding sequence ATGTCCACCTCGACGCTTCCGACCCCTGGCGTATTGCTTCGGCGGCTGTACCTCCTGCGCTCCCTCATCACCACCGTGGCCTTCATGCCGGCGCTCTACGTCGACATGCAGTTGCTCGACCTGGAGGGTGACTACGAGCGGCGCATCTTCCTCGGCGTCATCACCCCGCTGGTTTTAGGCCTGTGCGCGGTGGCCCAGCCGCTGCTGGTGACTCCCTGGTTGTTACGGCGTGCTTTCAACTCTGAAGGAGCACTGCGGGTCCAACGGCTGATTCGCATTCCGCCGACGCTGGCCTTCGTCGAGGCGATGGTGTCTTGGGCGGTGGGAGGAATCCTCTTCAACGGCGGCGTGGCGGTGCTGTTGAACAGGCCGGCCTCGGTGGTCTTCGTGGGCGTGGCGGTGGCGGTCAGCGCGGGCCTGTTCAGCTGCCCGCTGATGTTCATGGCCTTCGAGCGGGTGATGATGCCCACGGTGCTGGACGCGTACCGGCAGGCGCCCACCGCCCGGCCCGCGGGTGACGGCTTCGCGCCGCGTCAGTTGTGGCTGCTGCCGGCCACCGTCGTCTCCGCGCTGCTCGTTACCTGCCTCACCAGCATCGTCACGCTGAACCTGCGCCTGGAGCGCGGGCTGGGCGCGCTGGCGGCGGACATGCAGAAGCACGGCGACGCGGGGGCCTCGGAGCGCGTGAGGGCCACCATCAATCCGCTCCGCGAGGAGCTGGTGCTGCCGGTGGTGATGTTCGGCGGCTACGCGGCGCTGGGCTCCATCATCACCGCCGGGTGGGCGGCTCGCCGGCTGGCGCGGGGCTCGCGCGCGGTGGGTGCCTCGCTGGAGGCGCTGGTGGAAGGGCGCGCCGCGCCGCCGCAGTGGGTGTCCGCGGACGAGATGGGCGACCTCGCGGCCAACACGTGGCAGCTCTACCAGCGGCTCCAGGAATTGCCCCGCTCGCTGCGCTCGTCCGCCGGGGATTTGGCCGTGGCCGGGCACCGGCTGTCGCAGGCCAGCACGCAACAGAACCAGACGCTGTCGAGGCAGGCCGCGGCGCTGCATCAGGCGCGCGCCACCGCGCAGGAAATCCAGCAGGCCTCGACCGTGACGGCCTCGCGCGCCACCAGCATCCTCCGCGTGGCGGAGAAGGCCGCCGCCGTGGGCAAGCTGGGCGAGGAGTCCCTGGCCGGCACCGAGAAGGGGCTCGCCTCCATCCGCGAAATCGCCACCGGCCTGCACGAGCAGATGCTGGATTTGGAGCAGCGCGCCCGCGAGGTGGGCCGCGTGTCCGAGGTGGTGAAGGCGCTGGCGGACCAGTCGCACATGCTCGCCATCAACGCGGCGATTGAGGCCACGCGCGCGGGCGAGCACGGCAAGGGCTTTGGCGTGGTGGCGCGACAGATGCGGGACCTCGCGGACCAGTCGATTCAGGCCACCAACCAGGTGCGCGGGCTGCTGGAGACGATGGCCGCCGCCACGCACCAGGCCACGGCCATGTCGGACAAGGGCGCGGAGGGAGTGGAGACGGCGCTGGCTCCGCTGCGCCACAGCGGCGAGCGGCTGCGCGAGCTGGCCGCGCTGTCCCAGGAGTCCGCCACAGCGGTGCGGCAGATTACGGAGGCCGTGTCCCAGCAGCACCAGGGCGTGGACCAGCTCTTCGCCGCCGTGCGTGAATTGGACGAGCTGACGACGGACACGCTGCGCCACCTGGACACCACGCAGCAGGCGGCCACCGCCGTCACCCAGGCCACGGGACAGGTGTCCCAGTTGGCCGAGCGCTACGTCTGA